From one Caldithrix abyssi DSM 13497 genomic stretch:
- a CDS encoding type II toxin-antitoxin system VapC family toxin: protein MTTFIDSSAWIAIIDVDDPHHQKATEFFEYLLERDAKLVTNNLMIDETLDRLKNLANVELAAQFMRIIDEALLTISLRMDWISRRVRRNAINNFLRSTNPALHMRHFFIKETLKRKKVDMIFSFDPSLKEFNLPIMPQVELK, encoded by the coding sequence ATGACCACGTTTATTGATTCTTCTGCCTGGATTGCCATCATTGATGTGGACGATCCCCATCATCAAAAGGCAACGGAATTTTTCGAATATTTGCTGGAGCGCGACGCCAAACTGGTGACCAATAACCTTATGATCGATGAAACGCTGGATCGGCTGAAAAATCTTGCCAATGTGGAGCTGGCCGCCCAGTTTATGCGAATTATTGACGAAGCCTTACTGACCATCAGCCTGCGCATGGATTGGATTTCCAGGCGCGTTCGACGCAACGCCATCAACAATTTCTTGCGCTCGACCAACCCGGCTTTGCACATGCGCCATTTTTTCATTAAAGAAACCTTAAAGCGCAAAAAAGTGGATATGATCTTCTCTTTTGATCCGTCGCTAAAAGAGTTCAACTTGCCAATAATGCCCCAGGTAGAGTTGAAATGA
- a CDS encoding alanine/glycine:cation symporter family protein produces MAEQLLQFFTQARDFVWGVPLLILLVGTGIYLTIILKGLQIRKLFYSLYLGLVKRKEKGDHPGDISHFQALMTALSATVGTGNIAGVATAITVGGPGALFWMWITGLFGMATKYSEAVLAVKYRQVDENGTMSGGPMYYIQNGLKLRWLGILFAIFAAVAAFGIGNMVQSNSVAEALSLSFNIPHTYTGLVLMILTVLVIVGGIKSIGKVTGLLVPVMIIFYFSSALLILLLHLDQLPAIFVLIFKSAFSGHAAAGGFLGATVMLTIRQGVSRGVFSNESGLGSSPIAAAAAITKHPVSQALVSMTQTFIDTLVICTMTGLVILLSGMWTAGPDLTGAKLTSSAFSDTLPAVSWLPQNYGGLIVSIGLVLFAYSTILGWSYYGEKALEYLTEIGPAVRKFITYLLVAITLMPFYIVQHVQNGKMLLSSVLILIYIWVYVRIRRHLLEPDLKTIVILYRAAFGTYVLVGTVAQLELVWIMADVFNGLMAFPNLIGLLGLSGVVVKVTNDYFRKKNENLI; encoded by the coding sequence ATGGCTGAACAATTACTTCAATTTTTTACGCAGGCCAGAGATTTTGTGTGGGGCGTGCCTCTGCTAATTTTACTGGTTGGTACGGGAATTTATTTGACCATCATCTTAAAGGGCCTGCAAATCCGAAAGCTGTTTTACTCTCTTTATCTTGGGCTGGTTAAACGCAAAGAAAAAGGGGATCATCCTGGCGATATAAGCCATTTTCAGGCGTTAATGACCGCGCTTTCGGCTACCGTGGGAACCGGAAATATTGCGGGCGTGGCCACGGCCATTACGGTGGGCGGTCCCGGCGCCCTGTTCTGGATGTGGATTACGGGATTGTTTGGCATGGCCACCAAATACAGCGAAGCCGTGTTAGCCGTTAAATACCGGCAGGTAGATGAAAACGGCACCATGAGCGGCGGCCCTATGTACTACATTCAGAATGGTTTAAAATTACGCTGGCTGGGTATTTTGTTTGCCATTTTTGCCGCTGTTGCCGCTTTTGGAATCGGTAATATGGTGCAATCCAACTCCGTGGCCGAAGCCCTCAGTTTGAGCTTCAACATTCCGCACACCTACACCGGCCTGGTATTGATGATTTTAACCGTGCTGGTTATTGTGGGCGGCATTAAGAGCATCGGCAAGGTGACCGGACTGCTGGTGCCGGTGATGATTATCTTTTATTTTAGCAGCGCATTGCTCATTTTGCTACTGCATCTCGACCAGTTGCCGGCGATTTTTGTGCTCATTTTTAAGAGCGCGTTTAGCGGTCATGCCGCCGCCGGCGGATTTTTAGGCGCAACAGTGATGTTGACCATCAGGCAGGGAGTCAGTCGCGGTGTGTTTTCCAATGAATCAGGACTGGGTAGTTCGCCCATCGCCGCCGCTGCCGCCATTACCAAGCATCCTGTTTCGCAGGCGCTGGTTTCTATGACGCAGACCTTTATTGACACGCTGGTGATCTGTACCATGACCGGCCTGGTCATTTTGCTTTCTGGCATGTGGACCGCCGGACCGGATTTAACTGGCGCTAAACTCACGTCCAGCGCATTCTCTGATACGCTGCCTGCGGTAAGCTGGCTGCCGCAAAATTACGGAGGACTGATCGTTTCCATCGGCCTGGTGCTGTTTGCCTATTCCACCATTCTGGGCTGGAGCTACTACGGCGAAAAAGCGCTGGAATATTTGACCGAAATTGGCCCGGCCGTCAGAAAATTTATTACCTATTTATTGGTTGCCATAACCTTAATGCCGTTCTATATTGTTCAGCATGTGCAAAACGGCAAAATGCTGTTGAGCAGTGTTTTGATTTTAATTTACATCTGGGTCTATGTACGAATCAGAAGACATCTTTTAGAGCCAGATTTAAAAACGATCGTCATATTGTATCGGGCGGCTTTCGGTACTTATGTGCTGGTAGGGACCGTGGCGCAGCTGGAATTGGTGTGGATCATGGCCGACGTATTCAACGGATTAATGGCCTTTCCCAACCTGATTGGCTTGCTGGGACTCTCCGGCGTGGTGGTGAAAGTAACCAACGATTATTTCCGTAAAAAAAATGAAAATTTGATTTGA
- the cutA gene encoding divalent-cation tolerance protein CutA, translating into MEIVVFCTTPDTKTAEAIAQKLVENGLAACCNLIPGLTSIYTWKGKVQKDAEVLMMIKTDDRQYQKLEQTIKELHPYEVPEVIALDIKRGSKDYLKWIQEVVSL; encoded by the coding sequence ATGGAAATCGTTGTTTTTTGCACAACACCTGATACAAAGACAGCCGAGGCAATCGCGCAAAAGCTCGTGGAAAACGGGCTGGCGGCCTGCTGTAATTTAATTCCCGGCTTGACTTCGATTTACACCTGGAAGGGAAAGGTTCAAAAGGATGCCGAAGTTTTGATGATGATCAAGACCGATGATCGTCAATACCAAAAGCTTGAACAAACCATAAAAGAACTGCATCCTTACGAAGTGCCCGAGGTTATTGCCCTGGATATTAAAAGAGGCAGTAAAGATTATTTAAAATGGATTCAAGAGGTTGTTAGTTTATGA
- a CDS encoding initiation factor 2B related protein, giving the protein MNKIKIQASRCPDAYALLFSYYDSFLSRLKKVSDPDGVNCEAFYEEMHEQAKQLIKTHPNKALIRRSTTNVLNHCKRSLTSQKGNAHILESFKTKISAVLEEIEKNVQKIATYGARAIAQGNRILTMSNDYLVVRTLFEAERQKRRFEVFVLKTDPPGEGLELAELLAKKKIRVTVIPDSQMGICLPDVNLVLIGPERLYESGFIHRAGSLPLALTAKKLNIPVYLLADTQTILFERERSIKFYPSDEKEVYKSRNKNIHVMNYYYEKVMYEPIYKVICEDGIFEMKEFNNWFLTE; this is encoded by the coding sequence ATGAATAAAATAAAAATACAGGCCTCCAGGTGTCCGGATGCGTATGCTTTGCTTTTTAGCTATTACGATTCTTTTCTTTCCAGATTAAAAAAAGTCTCTGATCCGGATGGCGTGAATTGCGAGGCTTTTTACGAGGAAATGCATGAACAGGCCAAACAACTCATAAAAACACATCCGAACAAGGCGCTGATTCGCAGAAGCACAACCAATGTGTTAAATCATTGCAAAAGGAGCCTGACCTCTCAAAAAGGCAATGCCCATATTCTGGAAAGCTTTAAAACCAAGATATCCGCAGTATTGGAAGAGATTGAAAAGAATGTGCAAAAAATAGCCACCTATGGCGCGCGTGCCATTGCCCAGGGCAACCGTATTTTAACCATGAGCAATGATTATCTGGTGGTGCGCACCCTGTTTGAAGCCGAACGTCAGAAACGCCGCTTTGAGGTATTTGTTTTGAAAACAGACCCGCCGGGCGAAGGGCTGGAACTGGCTGAGCTGCTGGCCAAAAAAAAGATCAGAGTAACGGTTATTCCCGATAGCCAGATGGGAATTTGTTTACCCGACGTAAATCTGGTATTAATCGGTCCAGAACGTCTTTACGAAAGCGGTTTTATCCACCGGGCGGGCTCTTTGCCTCTGGCTTTAACGGCAAAAAAGCTGAACATCCCCGTTTATCTTCTGGCGGATACGCAAACCATTTTGTTTGAACGTGAACGATCCATTAAATTTTATCCTTCTGATGAGAAAGAAGTCTATAAATCGAGGAATAAGAACATTCATGTAATGAATTATTATTATGAAAAGGTAATGTACGAGCCGATTTACAAAGTTATTTGTGAGGACGGGATTTTTGAAATGAAAGAGTTTAACAACTGGTTTTTAACGGAGTAA
- a CDS encoding FlgD immunoglobulin-like domain containing protein has product MKALILLICFSLFIQLQARSNTGSDASKITSATISDDHTAFNINKWLYWQSNDGTSAHNPFNGDAGGIYPINMAPVIYADGLVIGANLDVNDMPIRVGGRTYRTGMIPGNINNDPNSQRIYRIRPDWKTLTFFDLINDAAILNNISQADVTQDMTQELYDRYASDWKNWPVDLGAPYVDVNENGIYDPVLDADGYPDAAQGDYPGIKDANQVIWYVMNDNDASKTVALYGSNPIGFELQITVWSLNHAPFADVIFKKFRLKYHGQAHVNEMRIGYWGDFDIGDYSDDLVGCDPQLNLGYTYSANPTDELFAPFSVPPPAAGFMFVPELSTNPNVQQLHSFGYFSAGGAWYDPMLGVYDGTLSWFNLLRGYLPTTNIDSPTPFKYNSGPYSGQSTFFPLDGDPEMDPNAMQGDIDGMGQNMNPGDRRLVVTLPAFEMDPGDEVEFTFAILGKMGQTNINSVTRLKELASAVRNELQKPHSVQLVKNQVQIDDNSAVAQINFQFKIDDPSSGVASASLIFNSKDSNPFERALYNDGTNGDEIAGDSIWSFAGFIQTQKYPVSIDLKLQINAGDEVLFPGIIEGLSLRPAPELQHFRIVWENGKQDQKLNHGETAKIAFTLVNKDIIFDIDAITLRMNNFQQAFETQVPAGQSDSTSLYLIVTAPDTGHVYQDIIAITYDGNYALDTLTLALETWEPTSLWGDTLEISNISGLAKNVFPIVADPSLLNDHQYQLSFHYQDSVNQTDLRWNLKDLTTDEDKLVDQPVPEEQQTTNPVIDGIQWVVYSPPPGLEAIVQVSDAQGPLTPDEFDGYGAPYGGNNVWHSLSSPNDANRFYISAGGANGDLYRIERSILNANNHDFELRFTDQDTSVFLWWYDDNQWAYVPFEFWDVGITYDDYTDDVRLLTGGYSGGATPGDFDFGYSDPYSNFPATDWIYARKPLNAQGAYSAFVNDVTSNTLNYSWWDNSLEVLARITICDFGGAGTLPEAGTIIRFITKKVFTPTDTILVVASATDINTSLAIPLTFQLKQNYPNPFNPQTTIEFSLPQHERVRLEIYNILGQVVRTLVNDELSAGNHRFVWDGRNEQGQVAPSGIYIYRLKTPERSMTKRMVLIR; this is encoded by the coding sequence ATGAAAGCCCTTATTTTATTAATTTGTTTTTCTTTATTTATCCAGTTGCAGGCGCGCTCTAATACGGGAAGCGATGCCAGTAAAATTACTTCCGCCACAATATCAGACGACCATACGGCCTTCAATATCAATAAATGGCTTTACTGGCAGTCCAATGACGGGACTTCCGCTCACAATCCATTTAATGGGGACGCTGGCGGTATCTATCCCATTAATATGGCGCCGGTCATTTATGCGGACGGACTGGTCATTGGCGCCAATCTCGATGTGAACGATATGCCCATTCGCGTGGGAGGCAGAACCTACCGGACGGGTATGATTCCCGGCAACATCAATAACGATCCTAACTCTCAAAGAATCTATCGCATTCGACCAGACTGGAAAACGCTTACCTTTTTCGACCTGATCAACGACGCCGCCATTCTCAACAATATCAGTCAGGCAGACGTCACTCAAGATATGACCCAGGAGCTTTATGATCGATATGCCAGCGATTGGAAAAACTGGCCGGTCGATTTAGGCGCTCCGTATGTGGATGTAAATGAGAATGGCATATATGATCCGGTGTTGGATGCAGATGGTTACCCGGACGCCGCGCAAGGCGATTATCCTGGTATTAAGGATGCCAATCAGGTCATTTGGTATGTGATGAATGACAACGATGCCTCTAAGACCGTTGCTCTGTACGGCTCAAATCCCATTGGATTCGAGTTGCAAATAACGGTGTGGTCTTTAAATCATGCGCCCTTTGCCGATGTAATCTTTAAAAAATTTAGATTAAAATATCATGGCCAGGCCCATGTCAATGAAATGCGCATTGGCTACTGGGGAGACTTTGATATTGGAGATTACAGCGACGATCTGGTTGGTTGCGATCCACAGCTGAATCTTGGTTACACATATTCCGCCAATCCCACAGATGAATTATTTGCGCCTTTCTCCGTTCCCCCGCCCGCCGCTGGTTTTATGTTTGTGCCCGAACTATCCACTAACCCGAATGTACAGCAACTCCACTCTTTCGGGTATTTTTCTGCAGGCGGAGCATGGTACGACCCTATGTTGGGTGTTTATGATGGCACTTTAAGCTGGTTCAATTTATTAAGAGGCTACCTGCCCACCACAAATATCGACTCCCCCACCCCCTTTAAGTATAACTCAGGGCCTTATTCCGGTCAGTCAACGTTTTTTCCCTTAGATGGCGATCCTGAAATGGATCCCAACGCAATGCAGGGCGATATCGATGGCATGGGCCAGAATATGAACCCCGGCGATCGGAGATTAGTTGTTACGCTGCCCGCTTTTGAGATGGATCCCGGCGATGAGGTAGAGTTTACCTTTGCCATCCTGGGTAAAATGGGACAAACCAATATAAATTCGGTAACGCGCTTAAAAGAGCTGGCCAGCGCCGTCCGAAATGAGCTTCAAAAACCGCACAGTGTTCAGCTTGTTAAAAATCAGGTGCAAATCGATGACAATAGCGCTGTAGCTCAAATCAATTTCCAATTTAAAATAGACGATCCCTCATCGGGCGTTGCCTCTGCTTCCCTGATTTTTAATTCTAAAGATTCCAATCCCTTCGAACGGGCTTTGTATAATGACGGCACCAATGGAGATGAAATTGCCGGCGACAGCATCTGGAGTTTCGCCGGATTTATCCAGACACAAAAATACCCCGTTAGTATTGACCTGAAATTGCAAATTAATGCCGGCGATGAAGTTCTGTTTCCGGGGATTATTGAAGGGCTTTCTTTGAGGCCGGCGCCGGAACTTCAACATTTTCGTATCGTATGGGAGAACGGAAAACAGGATCAAAAGTTGAATCACGGCGAAACGGCTAAAATCGCCTTTACTCTGGTGAATAAAGATATCATCTTTGATATTGATGCCATCACTTTACGTATGAATAATTTTCAACAAGCTTTCGAAACACAGGTGCCCGCCGGACAGAGCGATTCGACTTCTTTATATTTGATCGTAACGGCGCCCGATACCGGCCACGTTTACCAGGATATCATCGCCATCACTTATGATGGCAACTACGCGCTGGATACGCTTACCCTTGCGCTGGAAACGTGGGAACCCACCTCCCTGTGGGGCGATACTCTGGAGATATCCAATATATCCGGATTGGCCAAAAATGTCTTTCCGATTGTTGCCGATCCCTCACTACTCAATGATCACCAGTATCAGCTTTCATTCCATTATCAGGATTCCGTCAATCAAACCGATTTACGGTGGAATTTAAAAGACCTGACCACGGACGAAGATAAATTGGTTGATCAACCTGTTCCAGAAGAACAACAGACGACCAATCCCGTCATTGACGGCATTCAATGGGTGGTCTATTCTCCTCCTCCGGGACTGGAGGCCATTGTTCAGGTTTCCGATGCCCAGGGGCCTTTGACACCGGACGAATTTGATGGTTATGGCGCTCCGTACGGCGGCAATAATGTCTGGCACAGCTTGAGCTCACCCAATGACGCCAATCGTTTTTATATCAGCGCCGGCGGCGCAAACGGCGATCTGTATCGAATCGAACGCAGTATTTTAAACGCCAATAATCATGATTTTGAGCTCCGCTTCACCGATCAGGACACCAGTGTGTTTTTATGGTGGTATGATGATAATCAATGGGCTTATGTACCTTTTGAATTCTGGGATGTGGGCATTACGTATGACGATTACACAGATGATGTGCGCCTGTTAACCGGCGGCTATTCCGGCGGCGCAACGCCCGGCGATTTTGATTTTGGTTATTCCGATCCTTATTCTAACTTTCCTGCCACAGACTGGATTTATGCCCGCAAACCTCTTAATGCCCAGGGTGCCTATTCGGCTTTTGTCAATGATGTTACTTCAAATACTTTGAATTACAGCTGGTGGGATAATAGTTTGGAAGTATTAGCCAGGATCACCATCTGTGATTTTGGCGGCGCAGGCACATTGCCGGAAGCAGGAACAATTATTCGCTTTATCACAAAAAAAGTCTTTACGCCGACCGACACCATTTTAGTGGTAGCCAGCGCCACCGATATTAACACGAGTTTAGCCATTCCATTAACGTTTCAGCTTAAACAAAACTACCCCAATCCCTTTAATCCTCAAACGACGATTGAGTTTTCTTTGCCGCAGCACGAGCGAGTGAGGTTGGAAATTTATAATATTTTAGGCCAGGTTGTTCGAACGCTGGTTAATGACGAACTTTCGGCGGGCAACCATCGTTTTGTCTGGGATGGGCGCAACGAACAGGGTCAGGTGGCGCCAAGCGGCATTTACATTTATCGCCTGAAAACACCCGAGCGCAGCATGACAAAGCGCATGGTTTTAATCCGCTAA
- a CDS encoding aspartate aminotransferase family protein, which translates to MDELRNALIYNPTKNPERTNATVERIFEVLENVLGADASQHINNLNNLLQIKDLRSPINEQTADRIIAYFDKSGLTREQIDGVTFQLQLSEISTAEAIELHSQFKIPVSRPEEDIIPVLGKGCWIMDTKGKWYLDMDSNYSATNLGMANEQIARGLYNQASTLISMKEDRIQIARSRFLKEIHTMMPEGLNQFYWQNSGGEAVDKALKIAKAFTGTTNVIAFKGGFHGRTHGAVAVTWNEKYRKPFGLHQLDWVHFAEFNNLKSVEDLLKQTGAKIIILEMVQGEEAGNLPATPEFIDGLWALAKKHNALIIDDEVQAGFGRTAVKSGDWFACMSYNVTPDIMVIGKSFGGGYPVTAVVTRKEIAEAMQHGYDGSTFGGNPMAMVAALIATRQMRAKNITQNVIERSQQLLEGLKELQQKHPVVGEIRGRGLMVAFDLGSAQNVERVQTALRENGVKASLSTGSFIRFLPPTVISEGEVNYFLEKLDRSLSVL; encoded by the coding sequence ATGGACGAATTAAGAAATGCTCTCATCTACAATCCGACTAAAAATCCGGAACGCACCAACGCCACGGTGGAAAGAATCTTTGAAGTTCTTGAAAATGTGCTGGGCGCCGATGCCTCGCAGCACATTAATAATTTAAACAATTTACTGCAGATCAAAGATTTAAGGTCGCCAATAAACGAACAAACCGCTGATCGTATCATCGCTTATTTCGACAAAAGCGGTTTGACTCGCGAGCAAATCGACGGCGTCACCTTTCAGCTTCAGCTAAGCGAAATATCCACCGCCGAAGCCATCGAGCTGCACAGCCAGTTCAAAATTCCCGTTTCGCGTCCGGAGGAAGATATCATTCCCGTGCTGGGCAAGGGCTGCTGGATTATGGACACCAAAGGCAAATGGTACCTGGATATGGACAGCAACTACAGCGCCACCAATCTGGGCATGGCCAACGAACAAATTGCCCGTGGCTTGTACAATCAGGCTTCAACTTTAATTTCCATGAAGGAAGATCGCATTCAAATTGCCCGCAGCCGCTTTTTAAAAGAAATTCATACCATGATGCCGGAAGGGCTGAATCAGTTCTACTGGCAAAATTCCGGCGGCGAGGCGGTGGACAAGGCGTTGAAAATAGCCAAGGCTTTTACCGGTACTACTAATGTTATTGCCTTTAAAGGCGGATTCCATGGGCGCACGCACGGCGCCGTGGCGGTGACCTGGAACGAGAAATACCGCAAACCGTTTGGGTTGCATCAGCTGGATTGGGTGCACTTTGCCGAATTTAACAATCTGAAAAGCGTGGAGGATTTGCTAAAACAAACCGGCGCTAAAATCATCATTCTTGAAATGGTGCAGGGCGAAGAAGCCGGAAACCTGCCTGCCACGCCGGAATTTATCGACGGTTTGTGGGCGCTGGCTAAAAAACACAATGCCCTGATAATCGACGACGAGGTGCAGGCCGGCTTTGGTCGAACCGCCGTAAAATCCGGCGACTGGTTTGCCTGCATGAGCTACAATGTGACTCCGGATATCATGGTTATTGGTAAATCATTTGGCGGGGGCTACCCGGTTACGGCGGTGGTTACGCGCAAGGAGATTGCCGAAGCCATGCAGCACGGTTACGACGGTTCCACCTTTGGCGGCAATCCCATGGCCATGGTCGCCGCATTAATCGCCACGCGCCAGATGCGCGCCAAAAACATTACGCAAAATGTCATCGAGCGCAGTCAGCAGTTATTAGAAGGCCTGAAGGAACTGCAGCAAAAGCATCCCGTAGTGGGCGAGATTCGCGGGCGAGGATTGATGGTTGCTTTTGATTTAGGCAGCGCGCAAAATGTGGAAAGAGTTCAAACAGCGCTGCGTGAAAACGGAGTAAAGGCATCGCTTTCCACCGGAAGCTTCATCCGCTTTTTACCGCCCACTGTCATCAGCGAAGGGGAAGTTAATTATTTTTTAGAAAAGCTTGACCGCAGTCTGTCGGTTCTTTAG
- a CDS encoding peptidylprolyl isomerase produces MKLVLIFSLFILATACKKQQSEANWLARVNDRLITVDEFRLFYELDPNFGVNSSGLPALKTELDRMIDQHLALILAKERGLLKEPPIKRAIQWEKRQAVLRAYYRTKIGQNIHIEQADLRKAYVQRNEQVYLRHLFTKDEKMAQKWFKELKKDSSLFRRFARQAFHDSILAKNGGVLGWLPIAELDEALAKGVDTLRQGQISRPIRTRWGYHIVQILNRKKPAIFREDEFLKQQPLLEKWLRRKKGLALSQKFIAQTIGRLNPQPDPQLFLKMWLAIKGDNNLEKMQLTREHALTSPLLEKIRRAMKNDLASPFIHFKGGSVSLAAFLGLLQEIPLTQRPRFKTPRELSLQLAKIFRDDYLYRQALKEGLDSDPQVLAELQRFKENQLYYYFVNEIVDTLKIPAVVVRYFKTNDQTAIDQFPEITKFHTLQEWQFNKAEQILHQRLRRSAPEIEIDVQKLQEENKRINWDRPIRMFMIRKPS; encoded by the coding sequence GTGAAACTTGTACTTATTTTTAGTCTGTTTATTCTGGCGACCGCTTGCAAAAAACAGCAGAGCGAAGCAAACTGGCTGGCCAGAGTGAACGATCGGTTGATCACAGTTGATGAATTTCGGCTTTTTTATGAACTGGACCCCAACTTTGGCGTTAATTCTTCTGGGTTGCCGGCGCTGAAGACTGAGCTGGACAGGATGATCGACCAGCACCTGGCGTTGATTTTGGCAAAAGAGAGAGGGCTTTTAAAAGAACCTCCCATTAAAAGAGCCATTCAGTGGGAAAAGCGGCAGGCGGTGCTGCGCGCTTATTATCGAACAAAAATCGGGCAAAACATTCATATTGAGCAGGCGGATTTACGTAAGGCCTATGTTCAGCGCAATGAGCAGGTGTATTTGCGCCATCTGTTTACAAAAGATGAGAAGATGGCTCAGAAATGGTTTAAGGAGCTAAAAAAAGACTCCAGCCTGTTCAGGCGATTTGCCCGGCAGGCTTTTCACGATTCCATATTGGCAAAAAACGGGGGAGTCCTGGGCTGGCTACCGATCGCAGAGCTGGACGAAGCCCTGGCAAAGGGGGTTGACACTCTGCGTCAGGGGCAGATTTCACGCCCCATCCGCACGCGCTGGGGCTACCATATTGTCCAGATTTTAAATCGCAAAAAACCGGCTATTTTTCGCGAAGATGAGTTCTTGAAACAACAGCCCCTGCTGGAAAAATGGTTGCGCCGGAAAAAAGGCCTGGCCCTTTCTCAAAAATTCATTGCCCAAACCATTGGACGCTTGAATCCGCAGCCGGATCCACAGTTGTTTTTAAAAATGTGGCTGGCGATCAAAGGGGACAATAATCTTGAAAAAATGCAATTAACGCGTGAACATGCCCTTACCAGTCCTTTATTGGAAAAAATACGTCGGGCCATGAAAAATGATCTCGCGTCTCCTTTCATCCACTTTAAGGGCGGTTCTGTTTCCCTGGCGGCTTTCCTGGGTCTGCTGCAGGAAATTCCGCTTACCCAGCGTCCGCGTTTTAAAACGCCGCGGGAGCTCTCCTTACAACTGGCCAAAATCTTTCGCGACGATTATCTCTACAGGCAGGCTCTGAAAGAGGGGCTGGATAGCGATCCGCAGGTTTTAGCCGAATTGCAGCGTTTTAAGGAAAATCAACTGTACTATTATTTCGTGAATGAGATTGTGGATACGTTAAAGATTCCTGCGGTGGTGGTACGTTATTTTAAAACGAACGATCAAACAGCGATAGATCAATTTCCGGAGATAACAAAATTTCATACGTTGCAGGAGTGGCAATTTAACAAGGCAGAACAAATTCTGCATCAGCGGCTACGTCGGTCGGCGCCAGAGATTGAAATCGATGTGCAAAAATTGCAAGAAGAAAATAAGCGAATCAATTGGGATCGCCCCATTCGCATGTTCATGATTCGCAAACCGTCCTGA